From Zea mays cultivar B73 chromosome 3, Zm-B73-REFERENCE-NAM-5.0, whole genome shotgun sequence:
acgctgcagttcgcagacatcttcaccaagggactgTCGTCGAGTGTCTTCGCcgactttcgatccagtctcaacatctgtacaggatagagttgagaatgtgggggtGTTAAAGTATTGTTAAGGTTTTGGTGTTAGTCTCTGTGTAATTACTTACATACCCTCGgtgtaatgggcttggcccaattactcAGCTTATATATTTGCACTCCCAAcccggttagggttagggtttcccattCCAACTGTAAATTAAACCCATTGAAATGGTTGGAGGGAGTAAATTAAACCAAATGTTAGTTTAGGGGGTTAACTAGAGTTCAGGAAACAAACCAAACTTTGGGAGAAGTTGGTTTTTTCCTTCATATAAAGAACATATATAGTCAGGAATTGACTTTGAACTTACCCAAAAATTTCAATGCATCTCCATGTGTTTGTTGAGATTCGTTCACATGAAACTGAAAACATCGAGTGTTGTTGTAAGAGTACAGTAAAGAATGCAAGCTTATGCTGCAAATATGTAAAGAGGGTTGAATGGCGATAATAAGAGGGAAGTCGGAATTATTGAGAGGCATGGAAATAACTATAGTAATGGATAAACACCCAATGAAAGCAAACATAGAAATGCAATTAGAGAGATACTTAAATACTCGATGGATATGAACCGCGAAATGTAAATGATGAGAAACTTACTCGATAATATTTTGCATGGTTTTGACCACCACCCCTAAAAATTATGTCTAACATGTCCCTAATTGACTCCAATCTAGACACTGCAGCCTTTGCCTGGACCCCTGGCCCAGTTTGAGCAGAATTTCCTAAATATGCAGGAACAGAACAAAAGTTAAAACAGAATAGTATGGCTGCATTTCAGCAGTTTGGAGCAGAAAATTCAGGACGATGGAAGCACTTAACACAGCAAATGTCACTCTTCTGTCTAGAAGGATAGGACGTGTCAAGGACTTTAGGCGGCCTATAAGCAAGTTTCTCATCAGCAAAAACAGCCCCACCTTCTCCTGAAGTTAAGACATCACAAAGGCGTTCGGTTCAATGTCTTGGCCCTTCCTCCTTGAAATATTGAGAAAGCTCAGTTTTGGGGTTATTTGGTGTTATATTAACAGTGGGCTTTTAGCATCATCTTCAACATAGGTGCTACAGAATGGGATCCATGTTGATGTTATCTTACACCAGCAAGCATTGCGGCAAGGTGATCCATTATCACCTATGTTATTTACTCTTGTAATCGAAATCCTTGGGCATATGGTGACTTTGGCCTTTGGCTTCCAGTCAGGGGAGCCTACAACCCCTTGCTGCACATGCCTTACCGCATAGGATTTCTCTATATAAAGATGACTTTGTTGTTTTCCTCCTGCCCACAGCCAGATAGAGATAACCGTGGACATCATTTGTTTATTTTGGTGAAGCATCTGTTCTCAAAACCAATGTGTAGAAGAGCAATGTGTTTCCTATCCAGAGCTCGAAATTGGATATTCTTGTTGTGAAAGAAAAGCAGCCATGTGAGGTGCTCAATTTCCCTTGTAACTTGTAGGTACCTTGGTATTCCCTTATCTTTGAGGAAATCAACCAGAGCACAATTACAGCCTCTAATTGATAAAATTGCTTGCCTTCTACCGGCTAGAGGGCAAACTATCAAGACAGGCTGGGAGACGTATTTTTGTTCAGTTTGTGCTCACTTCCACTTTGATCTATCTTGCAATGGCTTTAGACCTCCCACCATGGGCTTAGGCCATTTATAAGATTACAAGAAGCTCTCTTGGGAAAGGGCGTAAGGATGCAAAGGATGGCCATTGTTTGATGGCATGGACAAAAGTCTTCTGTCCTCCAAGAGTATGGTGTGCTCAATATCTCTTACTTGCAAATACTTGGATGGGCACTCCAGCtatgtttggttcagcttctggAGCTGCCGAAAAGCAGAATGCCAACCAAACAAGCTGAACCTGAAGCTGCTTTTCAGAAGCGGCTTATTTTGCGTAGTATAATTTTTGCAACATTTTGGACCCTACTTTTGGCTTTCTGCTTTTCCAAATGGGTGGAAATAGAGAGACGTTTCACAGCTGTTTCAAGGGAGATAGAAGGGGTAGTATTCATAGTTGTTTCAACCAAATAGCTTACAGTTTTCCCACAGCACATATCAGCAGATTTTTTACAACTCACGGCAGAACCAAACAGACCTTTCATATGAGATGGTTGTGCTTAACTGCTTACCAAAAATTGAGAATAGAACAGTTAGTGTTTCCTATCCAAGTTCATAACTCAGTAAAGGCCTTCTTTTCCATAGCAATATTTTCAGAAATTGGAGATGGTGCTACTACAATTTTTTGGACAGATAGATGGATACATGGGCAGCAAGTTGCTCATCTTGCTCCGTGAGTTTTTGCACTTGCGAGAAGGACAAAGCCTCTAATGCCTTTGTAAGCTCAGCGCCTAACCCCCTAGTAAATTTTTCTAGATCCGCCACTAGGGGAAACAAGAGGACTGACCCTCACCAGTCATGGCTGAACTTCTGATATCCAGGAAACTAACAGGTGTTATTGCTGAATTTATGAAATTGCAGGATATTCTTGCGGAGGTTGTCTTGCCGCCTAGTGTGGAGGATTTCCTATGTCTGAAGGTTTTCAAGTCGATAAGTCGAGTCGAGTCGACAAGGTACCGACTTGGTGACTAGTCGATAAGTCAGTCGACTAGTCGTCGACTTGCCAATATAGTGGCTGTTTTGCCTATATAATGGCTTCATATAGACAATATAGCATTTATATATGAAGAAAGAGCATGTTTTACCTCATGTGAAGCCTGAAATTGAACGAAATTGAAATAAATAGCAAGTCTTACCTCATTTGAAGCCTCAAACTGAACCAAATCAGCCACATAAGTGATAAGTCATAAACTCATAAGTCATAACAGCCATATAGTTCAAATTGGAAAACAAATAGCAAAAAAATATAGTTCAAACTTGAAAGGAAATAAGCTCCATTAGATAGCTAAGCTGCTGCTGCAGCTAGATAGATACTAGATAGTATCATAGTAGATACCCTAAATATCTCCCAAATCAAGATCATCCATTGCATTTTCTCCCAAATCAAGAAAAAATGTTGTGTAATGGACCTTTGGGCTGTTTGGGCTGAACTGGGGCACAAGTCGGTCGACTTGGCAGACCAAGTCGACGACTAGTCGACTGAGAATTTCCAGTCGTTGACAAGTCACCCGACTTGCTAGAAAAGTCGAGCTCCCAGGACCGACTGGACGACTAGTCGCCGACTAGTCGACGACTTGAAAACAGGGGTCTGCCGCTTTTCATCCTTTGAACAGTACTCAGCTAAATCAGCTTGCATGGGCTTCTTCCTTGGCTCTATCAATTACAGTTCATGGGAACAGATTTGGAAAGCATGAGCACTCAGGATTTGTCACTTATTCATGTGGTTGTTGCCATAATAGATGCTGGATCACTCATCGGTTGGCACACCATGGTCTCCTGCATCCAGCTGGCTAACCCCTTTGTAACCAGGAGGAGACGATTAATCGTCTGCTCGTCTCTTCCAGCTTTGCTCGGCAAGGTTCATCTTTTGCACAAAATTGGACCAAACGATCTTTCTCTGCAACAAGATGAAATCTCCTTTGACGATTGATAGGCTAAAGTGGAGTTGGGAGTGGCTGACATGGCTAGGAAGGGGCTGAATTCGGTAATAATAATTAGAGCTTGGATGATTTGGAATTATCACAGTTGATGTGTGATGGCATGTCTCCCAACTTGAATGGAGCCTTGTCTGCATTTGTAGGGATGATTGGTGGGGGTCAAAGCTTATCTTTCCTTCTTGCCCTGGAGCTGGCCAGTAACCAATAGATGTTTAGTTTCTAGTCTTGGTCAAGGTCGTGTTTGTTGTACGAAAAGGGCATGGCCAACAACAAATAGGTGTTTAGTTTGTAGTTTTGGCCAAGGCCATGTTTGTTGGACGAAAAGGGCGTGTATGTTTTTTTTTAATGAAGGGTTTGTGGGTGGGTGTTTTCCTTCTTAATACAATACATAGTTCTCCTGTGTGTTTGAGAAAAAAATAGTTATTGAACTACTTTGCACTGACCATCCAGATATTTAGTAAAAGTTATTGTGTTCAACACAATCGAGCTGCAAAAAATGGACAGCTTTGATCTACCTAATTATCAAGAATATTAGTGTATTACAATGAAATAATAATAACAAAAAAATCAGTTACCTTCCTCTAGTAGCAAAGAAGCACAATCAATTGTCTCAATCAGTTTTTTGGATGTGTCTGATGTAATGTTCAGTTCAGAGAGAAAATCGTATATGTAACTCCCAGCTTTTGTGTAGCCCAACTCGGATCCAATTAACAGCTCAGCAATTTTTTTCTCAAGTGCCATTAAAAGAGCTGGAAAGAATGTTCCAACATTACCACGAGATCACTCTCAAAATCAAAGTTAAGGTGCAAACTTTCCACATATGAACGAAAGAGGCATACAGAAGTATAGGACAGTATGGATCTGAATGCAACTGAGAAGTGGAGAGAATGTTAGTTCACCTTTGAGGATTGCATAGTTTTCAGGATCAAATTGTTTATCAGCAGAATTTTCAATGGACCTCTTTgctgaacacagtttgatgcattCATGAGCTTCCGCTATGCAAGCTGTGAGGTTATTCGGAAATAAATCAAAAGAGGCTGCATCTGCACATATACTCTCCTACATAAAAGAGTTATGGCAAATTCAAGTGTAAGAAAAGTGTAACTTCTTTTACATCTGGATGCTCAGCTTAGAGCCATATAGTATTGAGAGTTCATGTACTAAATCAACTAGACGAAGCTCCTTACCAAGTTGTGTGCTTCGTCAAATATAAGTACTGCATTGTCCCATGGTATGCCATTTAGGGAACGACGGTTTCCCGGATCAATAAGATAGTTGTAAGGGGCAAACAAAATATCAACCGACTTTGAAAGTTCCCGGGAGATGTAATATGGGCACCTCAAGTGATAAAGAAAAGAATGTCATTTGTGGGTCAAAAATCTATAGGCATGCTTGCTATTTCTCTAAAAATGAAAAAATAGGGAGAAAACATTTGAAACTTACGGGCCCTTATGCCTCCCAATATTTATCAAATCTTCTATATCAAAAGGCTCATTCCCAAGCTCAGGTTTGTTTTTTATGAACTCTGCAGGAAATGTCATTCATGTGTGATATCTGTGTTATTGATAATAGAAATTTATTTGAAATATAAAGAAAAAGTAAGATAAAACAGAAGTATTCAACCAGTATTGAACCAATGTTGTTTTTAAGGCACTAGGGAAGGCCCTCAACTTGAAGAGCCATTTGCAAGAATAAAATAATAAATCATGGCATTCAGAGATACAAAACTTTGTATCAACCAAAGCAGCTCGAGGTTATTATGAGGGCACCAATTGCaagaataaaataataaataatgGTCAGAATTTGTGTATGCATTTTCCTTTTaggttgttgtttatttttgtctgCAGGGCCAATTTTAAGACTTATCAAACAAAAAACAATTCTATTGCAATTACCAGCAACATGGTTATTATGAGGGCACCGTCGTTTCTTGCAGAGGAAGTGACAGGCATTGTTCTGTGCtcttccatggagtttgctcacttCGTCGTGGATGCACATCTGCTCACGGGAACCTAGCACTGCCATCTTCGGCCTGTGTAACACCATCCGAACCATCAGAGACTCTGGGATGAGTCAATCTGCAACTGCAGCTACTGAAGACATATCCAGCCCTCAGCACCATAGCATTCATGAGATGTTACTCAACAGCACAGTTCAGCACAATCAGCTCTCAAATAAAAACAAGGTACTGGGGTACAAGTTCGGTTACCGACCTGTAGCTGGTAGCCTTGAGCTCCTTGATAACCTGCCGAAGCTGGCTGTGGGTCCGTGAGGCGTAGATGATGACTGGGTACCGCGACTGCTGCTGCTTCTGAGACGTAGAGTCCTCTGACTGCTGGCTAGCGGACGGCTGACTCCCGTAGGGCAACTGCTTAGTCCCACCGCCCCCACGCCCGACCCGCAGGAACTCGCCGAAAGTGCGGCGCCACGCGAGCGACGCACACAGCAGGCACAGTGTCTTCCCCGTACCCGTAGGACTCTCCAGCAGCGCGTTCTTCCCCTGTCCATCGATACGCCGAGGCAACGCAAACGCGAAGCAGTCAAAACTCAAAACCGAGCAAAACTTTGGGCACGTGAACGTCGCAGTGAGGGTAGGGTTTAGCACGCGGGGTTGGAGGAGCGGGGAACTCTGGTCACCTGTTGCAGGGACTCGATGACGCGGTCCATGTAGGTGATCTGGCAGTCGTAGGCGTCGAAGGGGAAGTCGACGTTGACGCCGCGGATGCTGTAGACCGGCATTTTGCCGACGGAGGCGGAAGAGGCGGCGGTGGAATGGAGCAAAGCTTGCGGCGGAAGGAGACCGGCGGACCTCgagacggcgcgggcgcgggcgcggcgaaTAGGGACTAGGGAGGGCGAGGGCCGGAGGGGCTTCTTGTCTGATTTTTCTTCGGCGTTGCTGAACCACACTTGGGCCGTATCGCACAACCCGCTAAAATTTAGCCatgtcccatcgaatgtttgaacctccgttccgggtattaaatgtagtcggattataaaactaatttgtcagccgaaaattaaaagacgagacgaatctagttcagttggttgggtctatatttcatactcctatttaaaagtcaaacgtttgatgtgacccgggctaaactttagcaggagcaaccaaacaccccataGACGTTGTGTCTAATACTCTAATGTGGTTGTGCTGGGCCGCTTGATTGACACGTTGCAAATCCAAAAGGTTTCTTTTTTTATCTCCATAAGACCATAACTATCGATGCATTATATCACTTTCTTTATCAAACTTCAAAACTATACAACCTATCCTTCCCCTACTGGAATAAAAATCATTTTAATGTCAAAGTTGTTTCATCCATTTTATTCTTCAAAATTTTATTAGGTATAAGAAAAGGGCAGTGTTTGGAAGACGCGTTTTTTGTTTTTCTTGAAATAGGACTAATTCATGTAAATTTTTTGTCTGTCTCCTATAAAATTTTTGCATTCCGAATTTCTACTATTGTAAAAGCATCAGTTTTCTGGTTTCCACGAGGTctcttttgcaaaaaaaaacattATACTTTCGATACATGGAGTAAGGCATTAAAATGACGGTTGCTCCTTCATCAATCAGCATCCTAGAAATTGGTGTTACGTTTGTGGGAGATGGATATCCCGGGTCCACACGAGCACAAAAAAACGTCCGGGGCCATCCAACAGGCGCCCTCCTGGGGCGTCTTTGTGGTGGGCCGAATAAAGGAAACCAGCTGAGGCAAACAGTTTTGATATGAAAAAGGCCCACATCCGAGTTAGGTGTTGCATGAGCGCGGGTATGTTAGGTTGGGTTTGTTGCGCCCACCCGATAGACTGAACCACCGGCGGTAACTCGGACGCGGGAGCATAAGATTTCCCCAGGATAAAGGAGATTGTCCGCTACAAATCAGGATATAAGCAAGGAGATTGTGATCGACATCTGTAGGGGGTGCCCTCTCTGGTCATGTATATAAGGCCAAGAGGCACCCCTACCATTTTCATCTCACCCTCAACCCATCATTCTCATAGCCACAACCTATAACTCATCTCAATACAGAAAACCACTAtaggatgtagggtattacgcctctcgaaGCGACCTGAACCTGTTCAAACCCGAGTGTTTCTCTCATCGTGCTAAtgcacgaaccatcgagtcaCAATCAATGACATCGTCCTACTCAAAAGCACCATGAGGGTAAACccggggtgtgcggtcggacaacAAACACTGAcatctggcgcgccaggtaggggtgcgTCGTCGATCAATGCTGACTCCATGGCCATCGTTTTCAAGAGCATGATCACCTTCAGCCTAGGAGCAGTCTTCTGCTTTGGAATCATCTCTAGTGTGGCGGACGTGGAAGGGATTCTGTGTCGCATAGTGACTTCACCCGAGAGGAAATCTCCCTCGAGATCCCCAAAGGAAGCCGCGGCGAGACCACAAACCGCGCCAGGCTCAGGATCCCCTAAAGGGTTGAAGGTCGATCTACCATGGCCTCCCCAACTCGATGGACTCCGTTGTCCACCTAGCCCACCAAGGCGTGGACACGGATCACCCGACAAAAGGAGATGAACGCTTCAAACCGGGGCAGGGCAGCGCTGCAGCCTGTCGTCCCGATTGCTTTGCCCTCAAGTGAGAGCGGGAAGGAACGCATCGCTACGCCCACGCATTTCTTCCCAGACATCCTCTTCATTCAGGGGAGACTAGAAACATCGTCTATCTTCGACGACGAACCCACCACGCAGGGGGAAGAGCCTCCTCGGCACGATGCGCGACGACGGCGAAACAGACATCGAAACGTATGATGACACCACGAAGCCGGAGAACGAGATCCGGCTCAGTCCGTCTCTCGGGACGAAGCTTTGGAAACGAGGGAGACCCTTGACGAAAGAACGCGCCGAGAATGGGGCAACTCTCACCGCCATGATCGTCGCCAAGCTCAGGAACGCGAGTAGGAGCAGGCAGAACAAGATGCTAGGCTCCGTCGTGAGAACCCGCTCCTCGCCCGGAACCTATACCCTGACTTTGCTCGGGCGCTAAACACGCCAAACGAGGTTGGAGGGGTCCTGTCGCAAATAGCCAACGGCATGCCACGAACCCCAGACGCGGAAGGCTATCGACGAGTACTCACTCAGGCGACTAATCATCTTTTACCTCTCgcccacccgccgaacgatctgcatcACGCCATCAATAGCCGACGAGACGCGCGAAGCAACATCAGCGCTTCGCACGATCGCAAACATGAAAATGAGATAAGGCGCCGAGAACAATACGACTGGGAACATGGTGCACCAGCACGCAGCCGTGTGGCTAGGACCGAGTCTGTGGCAGCCTCTACCATCTGTCCGGCCCTAGGACGGTCGAGGCGACATGAGACTCGCTCACCTCCTCCCCGAAATCGGCGACATGATCACCGATAGGAGGAAAGGGAAACGTGCGGGGTCTCCGTGCTCACCCGTCAAATTTGAGCaatccaatggcctcctaacttcaaagTTTCCAACGTCGACAAGCATGAGCCCAAGCAAGAGCGGGGGGTTGGTTGGTTGTCTATACGGTCGTCGCCTAGACCGCTGGGGCAACGAAAGACGTCATGATAGCGTACCTACACATTGTCCTTGGGCaggatgcactgcaatggctTCGACATCTGTCGCGACAACGCATCGACGATTAGGAAGATTCCAGCCGCTAGTTTGTCGAGAACTTCCAATCCCTTTCTGACaaaccggcgcagccatgggatcTCAAATCCATCAAACGCCAAAGCAACGAGAATCTTTGCTCGTTCCTTAGAAGATTTCAAACGATGAGGAGCCGCATTCCTGAGGTCGCGGAGGCAGCCGTGATCGAGGATTTCTATCGGAGATCCTGTGACTCAGCTTTCGTCCAAGCCATCCTTCAAAGGTGCCCACCACCTCTGAACAATTGTTCAGGCAGGCTGACATCTACACCACTGCGGACGAGGAGGCTCAAGACCTCATCAGAGGTATGAAGCCCGCACTGCCGGCACCTCGGAAGGACATGAAATTTTGGAGGCCAGCGCATTGCATGGAGTCGAGGGGTGAGTGCAGAGACTCCACACGTCCCCCTATCTTCTCGTCGATGATCGTGTCGTCGGTCTCAGGGAGGCGAGCGAGCATCATGTCACCTTGATTGTTCCGGGGCCGGGCTGCTGGTGGAAGCTGCCGCTGACTCGATCTTGGTCGCACGGCTACGCACTGGTGCTTCGTGATCCCGGTCATACTCCTCTCGTCACCTTATCTTGTCCTCATGTCGGCGGTCACGCAAAGCGTTGATGTTGCTTCGCACATCTCGCCGGCTATTGATGACGTGAcgtaggtcgttcggcgggtgggtgagaggtagaaggtgatttGTCGCCTGGGTGAGCACTTGTCGTTAGCCCTCCACACCTATGGTGTGTGGTAGGCCATTTACAATCTGCGCCAGGACCCCTCCAACCTTGCTCGGTGTGTTTAGTGCTCGAGTTAAGTCAGGGTATAGGTTCCGAGTCAGGAGCGGGTTTTCGCGTCGAAGCCTGACATCCTACTCGGTCTGCTCTCGCTCGCGTTCTTGAGCGTGGCGGCGATCACGGTGGTGGGAGTTGCGGCGTTCTCGGTGTGTTCTTTCATCAGGGGTTTCCCCCATCTCAGAAACTTCGTCCTGAGAGATGGGCTGAGCCAGATCGCGCTCTCCAGCTTCGTGGTGACGCCGTACGTTATGGCGCATGTTTCATCGTCGTCCCGCATCGCGCTGGGTGGCTCCTCCCCCAGCATGGTGAGTTCGTCGTTGGAGATGGGTGTCGTTTCCACTCTCCCCTGGATGAAGAGGGCACCCGAGAAAAAAGAGGGTGGGAGTGGCGATGCATCCTTTCTCGTTCTCCCTTGCGGGCAGAGTAGCCAGAATGATTGTCGGCGGTGCTCCCTGGCCCCTGTTTGGAGCACTCGTTTCTCTCCGTCGAGCGATCAGTGTCCACACCTTAGTGGGCgaggtggacaacggagttcATCGCGTCGGGGAGGCCATGGCCGATCGAGCTTCAGCTAACCGGGGGGTCCCGGGCTTGGCCTTGTGTGGGACCACGCCCTGTTGCTCCAATGGCGGGGTTATCGTTGGTGTAGTTTGCGGTCTCCCATGGCTTCCTTTGGCGATCCCAAGGGAGGCTCCCTCCCGAGTGGAACTTCTATGCGATGCAGAGTCCCTTCCATTTCTGCAGAGATGGTTCTGAAGCAGAAAACTATTCCTGGGCTGAAGGTGATCATGCTCTTGAAAGTGATCTGTGAAGATAGTGAACATGCCATGCTGAAGGTAAGACCGCCAATGGTCCACTGCTAGCAATATGGCCATGTACTCCTCGTAAGCTGATAAACCCATGCTTTTGATGCCCAACGGTTTACTTACATAGGCCAATGGATGGTCATCTTGCAGCAACACAGCCCCAACGCCATCACCTGATGCATCGGTCTCAATGGCAAAGGGACAGTTGAAATTTGGAAGAGCCAATACAGGTGCTGATGTCAGTGCTGATTTGAGAACAGTGAAAGAAGTACTGTACTCTGAAGTCCAGACGAAAATTGTGTTTTCTTGAGCAAACTGGTGAGAGGTTTGGCCAGAATACCAAAATTCTTTACAAATTTCAGGTAATAGCCGGCTAAACCCAGAAATCCGTGTAACTCTCTACAATTTTCTGGTTGAGGCCAAGTAGCAACAGTTTCCACTTTGGCAGGGTCAGTAGCTACATCAGAGCGACTGGTAATATGACCAAGATATGAGATCTCCTGTTTGGCAAAGGAACATTTGCTCAACTTGATATGCCagttgttagaaatataggcatttttcgTATTATTTTAATTACATAAatcaacattatgatgatgacatataacaaataattaaccatagaaattgtgatctcaaattgatccataccagtatgaatcaagagaacatagagcatgtgaattatataaatcatataaatacgataaacatgtatacTGACTAAACAAATGAAagtaaacag
This genomic window contains:
- the LOC100286037 gene encoding regulator of telomere elongation helicase 1 isoform X3, whose amino-acid sequence is MPVYSIRGVNVDFPFDAYDCQITYMDRVIESLQQGKNALLESPTGTGKTLCLLCASLAWRRTFGEFLRVGRGGGGTKQLPYGSQPSASQQSEDSTSQKQQQSRYPVIIYASRTHSQLRQVIKELKATSYRPKMAVLGSREQMCIHDEVSKLHGRAQNNACHFLCKKRRCPHNNHVAEFIKNKPELGNEPFDIEDLINIGRHKGPCPYYISRELSKSVDILFAPYNYLIDPGNRRSLNGIPWDNAVLIFDEAHNLESICADAASFDLFPNNLTACIAEAHECIKLCSAKRSIENSADKQFDPENYAILKALLMALEKKIAELLIGSELGYTKAGSYIYDFLSELNITSDTSKKLIETIDCASLLLEEGNSAQTGPGVQAKAAVSRLESIRDMLDIIFRGGGQNHAKYYRFHVNESQQTHGDALKFLGKSSRTLSWWCFNPGLAMEEFLKLGVRSIILTSGTLSPLDSLAMELNLEFPVRLENPHVISSDQVWVGVVPVGPSGHALNSSYRTRNTIQYKQELGTAIVNFARIVPDGLLVFFPSYSMMDMCVDFWKNRNHSNSASENTIWQRICKHKQPVIEPRQSSNFQSAIEDYRAKLHDSSSGAIFFAVCRGKVSEGLDFADRAGRAVIVTGMPFATPTDAKVRLKREYLDKQGTPSNKNTKMLTGEEWYVQQAARAVNQAVGRVIRHRHDYGAIIYCDERFVWPNYQSQMSYWLRPHIKCYSKYGEVVQGLTRFFRDKASSDPLTLEPTDCNTYVLAGILMLVDVKFFLEVPGDKGIVDSLGHQIDDPVGFTPPRHGESASASLQSKCHL